From the Chitinolyticbacter meiyuanensis genome, one window contains:
- a CDS encoding PEP-CTERM sorting domain-containing protein, which yields MDKQRTLAALLALAIALPAEAVLIDFEQFPAPGKLPRAPTFAEDVQMRTWAPSGGYQVVQGDPDEHGSKLVSATSGYGRVAVWRDSPPIDSYDPLKLWSIDVRTSGALRLTWLYADGSGEFGNIVFDEAQTGDRWQSFDLAALTGGRAIRQFEFEAFANSNGQSRFEFDNILVTPVPEPAAYALMGCGLCALWLRRRRSV from the coding sequence ATGGATAAGCAACGCACGCTGGCAGCTCTGCTGGCCCTCGCCATCGCTCTGCCTGCAGAGGCCGTATTGATTGATTTCGAGCAGTTTCCCGCCCCCGGCAAGCTGCCCCGCGCGCCGACGTTTGCCGAAGACGTGCAGATGCGCACCTGGGCGCCGAGCGGCGGCTACCAAGTGGTGCAGGGTGATCCGGATGAACATGGCAGCAAGCTCGTCTCCGCCACTTCGGGCTACGGCCGGGTGGCCGTCTGGCGCGACAGCCCGCCGATCGATTCCTATGATCCACTCAAGTTGTGGTCCATCGACGTCCGCACCTCGGGCGCGTTGCGCCTGACCTGGCTCTATGCCGATGGCAGTGGCGAATTCGGCAATATCGTGTTCGATGAGGCACAGACTGGCGATCGCTGGCAGTCCTTCGATCTGGCTGCGCTTACCGGCGGCCGTGCCATTCGCCAATTCGAATTCGAAGCATTTGCAAACAGCAATGGCCAGTCGCGCTTTGAATTCGACAATATCCTGGTCACGCCGGTGCCGGAACCGGCTGCCTACGCACTGATGGGCTGCGGATTGTGTGCATTATGGCTACGCCGCCGACGCAGTGTATGA
- a CDS encoding tyrosine-type recombinase/integrase, translated as MEATIKGEAWNKGKLVGQKPPLKPKDIWAIRIHLQNRHAIRELAMFNLAIDSKLRGCDLVSLRVRDVTHGNQVLARALVVQSKTQRPVQFELTEPTRAAVLAWLEKSQLWGAAYLFPSRACQSSHISTRQYARIVHQWVDAAGLDSSAYGTHSLRRTKVTLIYKRTKNLRAIQLLLGHTKLESTVRYLGIEVDDALEISEQTEI; from the coding sequence ATGGAAGCGACGATCAAAGGCGAAGCATGGAATAAGGGAAAGCTTGTGGGCCAGAAGCCTCCCCTCAAGCCAAAGGATATCTGGGCCATCCGCATTCACCTGCAAAACCGGCACGCGATTCGCGAGCTCGCGATGTTCAATCTCGCGATCGATAGCAAGTTGCGCGGTTGCGATCTCGTCAGCCTGCGCGTGCGAGACGTCACCCATGGGAATCAGGTGCTTGCTCGTGCCTTGGTGGTGCAGAGCAAGACTCAGCGGCCGGTGCAGTTTGAATTGACAGAGCCAACGCGAGCCGCGGTGTTAGCTTGGCTGGAGAAATCCCAGCTTTGGGGGGCAGCGTATCTATTCCCGAGCAGGGCTTGCCAGTCATCCCACATCTCAACCCGGCAGTACGCAAGGATTGTGCATCAGTGGGTCGACGCCGCAGGACTGGATTCGTCAGCCTACGGGACGCATTCCCTACGGAGAACCAAAGTGACCTTGATCTACAAGCGCACGAAGAACCTGCGCGCCATTCAACTTCTACTGGGCCACACGAAGTTGGAAAGCACGGTTCGCTATCTCGGTATTGAGGTAGATGATGCCTTGGAAATTTCGGAGCAGACTGAAATCTAG
- a CDS encoding ADP-ribosylglycohydrolase family protein, translated as MKTPVLQDRFRGCLIGLACGDAVGTTVEFMSRGTFVPVTDMVGGGPFELPPGAWTDDCSMALCLAHSLLYRNGFYAEDQMNRYCNWANYGYLSSTGECFDIGMTVAKALERYRVTGDPFSGSIEPSTAGNSSIMRLAPIPMFYFENPSRVVRYAGESARTTHGAEEAIECTRLFATQLRAALAGADKESILFGHGYQAIAPKTVPLATGAWRSKAESAIRGSGYVVESLEAALWCFWTTDDFETAILKAVNLGDDADTTAAICGQLAGAYYGFEAIPSHWRSRLVMSQEIEAVADQLYLQRERQ; from the coding sequence ATGAAAACCCCAGTACTGCAGGATCGATTTCGCGGCTGCTTGATCGGCTTGGCGTGCGGCGACGCTGTAGGCACCACGGTCGAGTTCATGTCGCGCGGCACCTTCGTCCCAGTGACGGACATGGTCGGCGGTGGGCCATTTGAATTACCACCGGGAGCCTGGACTGACGATTGTTCGATGGCGCTCTGCCTGGCCCACAGTCTGTTGTATCGCAACGGTTTCTATGCAGAAGACCAGATGAACCGCTACTGCAATTGGGCCAACTACGGCTACCTCAGCAGCACCGGCGAATGCTTCGATATTGGCATGACCGTCGCCAAGGCGTTGGAACGCTACCGTGTGACCGGCGACCCATTCAGCGGCAGCATCGAGCCTTCTACCGCTGGGAATAGTTCGATCATGCGCCTGGCCCCCATCCCCATGTTCTACTTCGAGAACCCGAGTCGTGTTGTTCGGTATGCCGGCGAGAGTGCTCGAACTACCCATGGCGCGGAAGAAGCCATCGAATGCACGCGTCTGTTTGCGACGCAGCTGCGCGCGGCCTTGGCTGGTGCGGACAAGGAATCGATTCTCTTCGGGCATGGCTATCAGGCCATAGCACCCAAGACTGTGCCTTTGGCTACGGGCGCGTGGCGTAGCAAAGCTGAGAGCGCGATTCGTGGCAGCGGATACGTGGTGGAATCTTTGGAAGCGGCGCTGTGGTGCTTCTGGACGACCGATGACTTCGAAACGGCCATCTTGAAGGCCGTCAATCTCGGTGATGATGCGGATACGACCGCAGCCATTTGCGGCCAGCTTGCAGGCGCCTATTACGGATTTGAAGCCATCCCCTCCCACTGGCGGAGCAGACTGGTCATGTCGCAGGAGATCGAGGCGGTGGCTGACCAGCTTTACCTGCAGCGGGAGCGTCAGTGA
- a CDS encoding NUDIX hydrolase codes for MSPEDQSEQEFLRRYNTHDFDVPLTSVDLVILTVRDERLQVLLVKRAEHPFREMWSLPGGFIDIHRDQDLQATALRKLREKTGVVSPYLEQLQGFGNMTRDPRGWSTTFVYFALIPSEHIELKHGANVDAAQWFQIENDGVAPVLAFDHAHILDVAIQRVRNKVEYSSLPVHLLPDQFTLSELQRVHEIVLGRQVDKSAFRKRIKEGDFLEEVPGAWRYGSNRPAQLYRRRADRPMVYFPRVMSGREEKN; via the coding sequence ATGAGCCCAGAAGATCAGTCCGAACAAGAGTTTCTACGTCGCTACAACACCCATGATTTCGACGTCCCTCTGACCAGTGTCGACCTCGTCATCTTGACGGTACGCGACGAGCGCTTGCAGGTCTTACTCGTAAAAAGAGCGGAGCACCCTTTTCGGGAGATGTGGTCACTGCCAGGCGGGTTCATCGATATTCATCGCGACCAGGATTTGCAAGCGACGGCGTTGCGGAAGTTGCGCGAGAAGACTGGCGTTGTCAGTCCTTATCTTGAGCAGCTGCAAGGGTTTGGCAATATGACGCGCGATCCAAGAGGCTGGTCGACGACGTTTGTTTACTTTGCCCTCATTCCCTCCGAGCACATCGAGCTGAAGCACGGCGCCAACGTCGATGCCGCGCAGTGGTTCCAAATCGAAAACGACGGTGTAGCACCGGTGCTGGCCTTCGACCACGCGCACATCCTGGATGTGGCCATTCAACGGGTGCGGAACAAGGTCGAATACAGTTCGTTGCCGGTCCACCTGCTACCGGACCAGTTCACCCTCTCCGAGCTGCAGCGGGTTCATGAGATCGTGCTGGGACGGCAGGTAGACAAAAGCGCGTTCCGGAAGCGGATCAAGGAAGGGGACTTCCTCGAGGAAGTGCCAGGTGCTTGGCGTTACGGCAGCAATCGACCGGCTCAGTTGTACCGTCGGCGAGCCGACCGGCCCATGGTTTACTTTCCTCGTGTGATGAGCGGACGAGAAGAGAAAAACTGA
- a CDS encoding peptide chain release factor 3 — translation MTEIAREVAQRRTFAIISHPDAGKTTLTEKLLYFSGAIQMAGTVKGKKGGKFATSDWMEIEKQRGISVASSVMQFDYRDHVVNLLDTPGHQDFSEDTYRVLTAVDSALMVIDAAKGVEAQTIKLLNVCRLRNTPIVTFMNKYDREVRDNLELLDEVESILKIRCAPITWPVGMGKTFRGVYHILRDQVILFRAGQGPLDEVEVIDGIDNPRLDELFPLEIGNTRMELELVQGASHPFVLEEFLAGTLTPVFFGSAINNFGVREILDSLVDWAPPPSARDATVRAVAPHEEKFSAFVFKIQANMDPKHRDRIAFLRVCSGRFERGMKFKHLRLGRDIAANSVVTFMAQGREQVEEAYAGDIIGLPNHGNIQIGDSFSEGEALSFTGIPYFAPELFRVVRIKNPLKLKQLQKGLQQLGEEGAVQVFKPLNGADLILGAVGVLQFEVVASRLANEYGVEAVFESSSIYTARWVTCDDARMLADFEKQLENNLARDAAHSLAYLATSRVNLELIQERWPKLQFHATREHAVTL, via the coding sequence ATGACCGAGATCGCCCGCGAAGTCGCGCAGCGTCGCACCTTCGCCATCATCTCCCACCCCGACGCCGGCAAGACCACGCTGACCGAGAAGCTGCTGTACTTCTCGGGCGCGATCCAGATGGCCGGCACCGTCAAGGGCAAGAAGGGCGGCAAGTTCGCCACCTCCGACTGGATGGAGATCGAGAAGCAGCGCGGCATCTCGGTGGCGTCGTCGGTGATGCAGTTCGATTACCGCGACCACGTGGTGAACCTGCTCGATACCCCGGGCCACCAGGACTTCTCGGAAGACACCTATCGCGTGCTCACCGCCGTGGACAGCGCGCTGATGGTGATCGATGCCGCCAAGGGCGTGGAAGCGCAGACCATCAAGCTGCTCAACGTCTGCCGGCTGCGCAATACCCCCATCGTCACCTTCATGAACAAGTACGACCGGGAAGTGCGCGACAACCTGGAGCTGCTGGACGAAGTCGAGAGCATCCTCAAGATCCGCTGTGCACCGATCACCTGGCCGGTCGGCATGGGCAAGACCTTCCGCGGCGTGTACCACATCCTGCGCGATCAGGTGATCCTGTTCCGCGCCGGCCAAGGCCCGCTCGACGAAGTGGAAGTGATCGACGGCATCGACAACCCGCGGCTCGATGAGCTGTTCCCGCTGGAAATCGGCAATACCCGCATGGAGCTGGAGCTGGTGCAGGGCGCCAGCCACCCGTTCGTGCTGGAGGAATTCCTCGCCGGTACGCTGACGCCGGTGTTCTTCGGCTCGGCGATCAACAACTTCGGCGTGCGCGAAATCCTCGATTCGCTGGTCGACTGGGCACCGCCGCCATCGGCACGCGATGCCACCGTGCGCGCGGTGGCGCCGCACGAGGAAAAGTTCTCCGCCTTCGTGTTCAAGATCCAGGCCAATATGGACCCGAAGCACCGCGACCGCATCGCCTTCCTGCGGGTGTGTTCCGGGCGCTTCGAGCGCGGCATGAAATTCAAGCACCTGCGACTGGGGCGCGACATTGCCGCCAACTCGGTCGTCACCTTCATGGCGCAGGGCCGCGAGCAGGTGGAAGAGGCCTACGCCGGTGACATCATCGGCCTGCCCAACCACGGCAACATCCAGATCGGCGATTCGTTCTCCGAGGGCGAGGCGCTATCGTTCACCGGCATTCCCTACTTCGCGCCGGAGCTGTTCCGTGTGGTGCGGATCAAGAACCCGCTGAAGCTGAAGCAGCTGCAGAAAGGCCTGCAGCAGCTCGGCGAGGAAGGCGCAGTGCAGGTGTTCAAGCCGCTCAACGGTGCCGACCTGATCCTCGGCGCCGTCGGCGTGCTGCAGTTCGAAGTGGTGGCAAGTCGCCTCGCCAATGAATACGGCGTCGAGGCGGTGTTCGAATCGTCCAGCATCTATACCGCGCGCTGGGTGACCTGCGACGACGCCAGAATGCTGGCCGATTTCGAGAAGCAGCTGGAAAACAACCTGGCGCGCGATGCCGCCCATAGCCTGGCTTACCTGGCCACCAGCCGCGTCAACCTGGAGCTGATCCAGGAGCGCTGGCCCAAGCTGCAGTTCCACGCTACCCGCGAGCACGCCGTCACGCTGTAA
- a CDS encoding P-loop ATPase, Sll1717 family, which produces MNYIFRKNSSIGANDAESDNKFLLECFVDTGDLDVIRDCQNPKRLIVGRTGAGKSALLSKLRQIEDHVVDLEPESLALNYICNSDVIGFFEALGVNLEVFYQLLWKHVFVVELLREKFKIDNDQAESLRGYLSSIFNKDKKKEKGLAYLKQWGEDFWNETEYRIKEFTTKLESDLRASVDLDIGSIKMNAEGGRGLSEELKAEVIHRGQRVVNAVQVRDLIEVMNLLAEDIFSDPQKKYFIIIDRLDEGWVDDRIRYKVVRALIETVKAFQRISSVKVVVAMREDLLMRVFDKTRDAGFQAEKYEALFLRLRWSKDQLKEVVDRRINYLVRQQYTARDVKFEDVFQNKIHGQEAFDYLVDRTLLRPRDIIAFVNCCLELCEGKASVPSSMVKEAEFSYSKGRLSSLCHEWYADYKNLEAYSQILSGKNSSFDFESVLEEDLNSLVGGSWSELGEDDPVYVALQDWIDGKLRYDGLIEVVFRILYRVSLIGVKPSSYEKIYWSFQFMEGMNGGQYKSSSAIVVHPMFWRALGVVPSARPT; this is translated from the coding sequence ATGAATTATATTTTCCGCAAGAATAGTTCAATTGGGGCCAATGACGCAGAGTCTGACAATAAATTTTTGTTGGAGTGCTTTGTTGATACCGGTGATTTGGATGTTATTCGTGACTGCCAAAACCCTAAACGCCTGATCGTGGGTCGGACCGGCGCAGGAAAAAGCGCCTTACTTTCCAAACTTAGACAAATTGAAGATCACGTTGTTGATTTGGAGCCGGAAAGTCTGGCTTTGAATTATATTTGCAACTCGGATGTTATTGGTTTTTTTGAGGCGCTGGGCGTCAATCTCGAAGTGTTTTATCAGCTTTTGTGGAAGCACGTTTTTGTGGTGGAGCTACTTCGAGAGAAATTCAAAATTGATAATGACCAAGCTGAGTCTCTTAGGGGGTATTTGTCCTCGATCTTTAATAAAGATAAAAAGAAAGAAAAGGGGCTTGCTTATTTAAAGCAGTGGGGGGAGGATTTTTGGAACGAAACTGAGTATAGAATCAAGGAATTTACTACCAAGTTGGAGTCTGATCTGAGGGCCTCTGTAGACTTGGATATAGGTTCCATCAAGATGAATGCTGAAGGCGGTCGTGGTTTATCTGAAGAGTTGAAGGCGGAAGTTATTCACCGTGGACAGCGAGTAGTAAACGCAGTTCAGGTTAGAGATTTAATAGAGGTTATGAATCTTTTGGCGGAGGATATATTTAGTGATCCTCAAAAGAAGTATTTTATTATTATTGATCGTTTGGATGAAGGTTGGGTTGACGATAGAATAAGATACAAAGTAGTTCGTGCTCTAATAGAAACAGTAAAGGCTTTTCAACGGATTTCTTCCGTGAAAGTCGTGGTTGCCATGCGCGAAGATTTGTTAATGCGCGTCTTTGACAAGACTCGGGATGCTGGATTTCAAGCGGAGAAGTATGAAGCGCTGTTTTTGCGGCTTCGATGGAGTAAGGATCAATTAAAAGAAGTGGTGGATAGACGAATTAACTATCTGGTTCGCCAGCAATACACGGCTAGGGATGTTAAATTCGAGGATGTGTTTCAGAACAAAATACACGGACAAGAAGCGTTTGACTATCTTGTTGATCGAACTTTGTTGCGCCCGAGAGATATAATTGCTTTTGTGAATTGTTGTTTGGAGTTGTGTGAAGGTAAGGCTTCTGTTCCTTCTTCAATGGTGAAGGAGGCTGAATTTTCTTACTCAAAGGGGCGCCTGAGTTCGTTGTGCCATGAGTGGTATGCTGACTATAAAAATCTTGAAGCTTATTCTCAAATTCTTTCGGGAAAAAATAGCTCATTCGATTTTGAATCGGTTCTTGAGGAGGATTTGAATAGTCTAGTGGGCGGTAGTTGGTCGGAACTAGGTGAGGATGATCCTGTTTATGTTGCCCTTCAGGATTGGATCGATGGGAAGCTGAGATACGATGGATTGATTGAAGTTGTTTTTCGAATTTTGTATCGTGTAAGCTTGATTGGAGTTAAGCCAAGCTCTTACGAGAAAATCTACTGGTCTTTCCAATTTATGGAGGGTATGAATGGTGGCCAATATAAATCATCTTCTGCGATAGTTGTTCATCCAATGTTTTGGCGTGCGTTGGGAGTGGTGCCCTCTGCTAGGCCAACCTAG
- a CDS encoding protein-tyrosine phosphatase family protein: MERPNPNCYWVVPGQVLAGEYPRNIDTQSSLAKLQAYLDAGVSYFLDLTEQGELASYVELLPEFSSNGKPVVHHRFPIPDKSIPSSAQVMRQILTAIRSACEEGHAVYVHCWGGVGRTGTVIGCLLVEHGASPTEALEQLEMLWQTVAKVSRHPRSPETSAQRQWVSSWEAQAAELTHS; encoded by the coding sequence ATGGAGCGGCCAAATCCGAACTGCTATTGGGTCGTGCCCGGCCAAGTCTTAGCGGGAGAATACCCGCGGAATATCGATACGCAGAGCTCTTTAGCAAAGCTGCAGGCCTATCTGGATGCTGGGGTAAGTTACTTCCTGGACCTCACCGAGCAGGGAGAACTCGCATCGTACGTAGAGCTGCTGCCTGAGTTCTCGAGTAACGGGAAGCCGGTTGTTCATCACCGCTTCCCTATTCCGGATAAGTCCATCCCTTCATCAGCGCAAGTAATGCGGCAGATACTGACCGCCATTCGGAGCGCTTGCGAGGAGGGTCATGCTGTTTACGTGCATTGCTGGGGCGGCGTGGGACGAACGGGGACCGTGATTGGATGCCTTCTGGTCGAGCATGGAGCAAGCCCTACCGAGGCGTTGGAGCAGCTTGAAATGCTCTGGCAAACCGTTGCAAAGGTGTCACGTCATCCCCGCTCCCCAGAAACGTCGGCGCAGAGGCAGTGGGTGTCGTCATGGGAAGCACAAGCTGCTGAGCTAACTCATTCTTAG
- a CDS encoding TIGR03067 domain-containing protein produces the protein MPAARFNCVCHPADGWHENTAKTKPQHILATHSEIQGPDAPSEPCVVRSPSHRKLNQYNAKYNRVCVKPASNKHGNRKQSVQSGILQRVNMLQRLVVLVCLGLLVISGGALAKAKAKGAKSDLEQLQGTWDIVEVVNNGAQIAQDQARRGQVVFSGAVMTVRESPDEAAPRQFQITLHPLEKPKAIDMTTQNGEYQGSVNGAIYELQGDTLKLCAPNSSDLDERPTQFKSEEGSSNVLLILKRVKR, from the coding sequence ATGCCTGCGGCGCGATTCAACTGTGTATGCCATCCGGCGGATGGCTGGCATGAAAACACCGCAAAAACAAAACCGCAGCACATCCTGGCGACTCATTCCGAGATACAAGGCCCCGATGCACCTTCTGAGCCCTGCGTTGTACGCTCGCCGTCGCACCGGAAGCTGAACCAGTACAATGCCAAATACAATCGCGTTTGCGTGAAGCCGGCGTCCAACAAACACGGGAATCGCAAACAAAGCGTGCAATCGGGGATTTTACAAAGGGTGAATATGCTGCAACGGCTAGTTGTGCTGGTGTGCCTGGGATTGCTTGTCATCAGCGGTGGGGCGCTGGCCAAGGCAAAGGCCAAGGGTGCCAAGAGTGATCTGGAGCAGCTCCAAGGCACTTGGGACATCGTTGAGGTGGTGAACAATGGCGCCCAGATTGCCCAAGACCAAGCGCGCCGCGGCCAAGTGGTGTTCAGCGGGGCGGTGATGACCGTGCGGGAAAGTCCGGACGAAGCGGCGCCTCGCCAGTTCCAGATCACGCTCCATCCCCTTGAAAAGCCGAAGGCGATCGACATGACGACGCAGAACGGGGAATACCAAGGGTCGGTGAACGGAGCAATCTATGAATTACAGGGGGATACCTTGAAGCTCTGCGCCCCCAATTCTTCGGACCTGGATGAGCGGCCGACACAATTCAAATCCGAAGAAGGATCCAGCAACGTGTTGCTGATCCTCAAGCGGGTGAAGCGATAG
- a CDS encoding TIGR02452 family protein, with the protein MNNRQQRAAIAQETLQTLTQGYYVNQHGHRVEIANDLQYAIDQSRHYQAEALRSLALQQRADAEQPTLIEVTNETTLAAAQRLVAQGHTDVLCLNFASARNPGGGFLGGSEAQEENLAKSSGLYPCIVQMSTMYEANRQMKSCVYLDDMIYSPQVPVFRDDTYQFLDAPYRVAMVTAPAVNRGAVARNEPESLPMLAEVMVRRIELLLALARHHGHKTLVLGAWGCGVFGNNPSDMAGWFAQQLRDNRAYQRAFRYVCFAVPDRKGSETFSAFANTFPQYG; encoded by the coding sequence ATGAATAACCGGCAACAACGTGCAGCGATTGCCCAAGAAACGCTGCAGACCCTCACGCAAGGCTATTACGTAAACCAACATGGCCATAGGGTCGAGATCGCGAACGATCTCCAGTATGCAATTGACCAGTCACGTCACTACCAAGCGGAGGCGCTGCGCTCGCTTGCGCTACAACAGCGGGCGGATGCAGAACAGCCAACCCTTATCGAAGTGACCAACGAAACCACCTTGGCTGCAGCGCAGCGGTTGGTCGCCCAAGGACATACGGATGTGCTGTGCCTGAACTTTGCGTCAGCCCGCAATCCGGGAGGCGGTTTTCTGGGGGGCTCGGAGGCGCAGGAAGAAAACCTAGCCAAGTCGTCTGGCCTTTACCCCTGCATCGTGCAGATGAGCACGATGTACGAAGCAAATCGCCAGATGAAGTCGTGTGTCTATCTGGACGACATGATTTACTCACCCCAAGTGCCGGTCTTCAGGGATGACACGTACCAGTTCCTTGATGCGCCCTACCGGGTGGCAATGGTAACGGCCCCTGCGGTGAACCGCGGAGCGGTAGCCCGTAATGAGCCAGAGAGCCTACCGATGCTCGCGGAAGTCATGGTTCGGCGCATCGAGTTGCTGTTGGCTCTGGCGAGACACCACGGTCATAAAACACTCGTACTTGGCGCATGGGGCTGCGGCGTATTCGGCAATAACCCTTCGGACATGGCGGGATGGTTTGCGCAGCAGTTGCGAGACAACCGAGCGTATCAGCGTGCTTTTCGGTACGTCTGCTTTGCGGTACCGGATCGCAAAGGCAGCGAGACGTTTTCTGCGTTCGCAAACACATTTCCTCAGTACGGCTAG
- a CDS encoding RNA 2'-phosphotransferase, translating into MANEHSTLEKTSKFLSYILRHKPDSIGLHLDEQGWAAVDDLIARAREHDTALTLELIRQVVVTSDKQRFALDESNRRIRANQGHSVQIDLALAPTSPPEVLYHGTATRFVDAIRTEGLTPRSRQHVHLSTTVETAMSVGARHGKPVILSIQAGEMARQGFLFYCAENGVWLTEQVPAHFIVIAG; encoded by the coding sequence ATGGCGAACGAACATTCGACACTTGAAAAAACCAGCAAGTTTTTGAGTTACATCCTCCGGCACAAGCCGGACTCGATTGGCCTTCACTTGGACGAACAAGGCTGGGCTGCAGTTGACGATTTGATTGCTCGGGCAAGAGAACACGACACCGCGCTGACGCTAGAGCTGATCCGGCAAGTCGTGGTGACGAGCGACAAGCAGCGCTTCGCGCTGGACGAGTCCAACCGCCGCATTCGAGCCAATCAAGGGCACTCGGTCCAGATTGATTTGGCACTTGCCCCTACATCACCACCCGAAGTGCTGTACCACGGAACAGCAACCCGGTTCGTCGACGCAATCCGAACAGAAGGGCTTACCCCGCGCTCGCGACAGCACGTGCATTTGTCCACAACGGTGGAGACCGCAATGAGCGTGGGAGCGCGTCACGGCAAGCCCGTCATTCTGAGTATTCAGGCGGGTGAGATGGCTCGTCAGGGTTTCTTGTTTTACTGCGCTGAGAATGGTGTGTGGCTGACCGAGCAGGTGCCCGCGCACTTCATTGTGATTGCCGGATAG
- a CDS encoding DUF2235 domain-containing protein, which yields MGRKRLFICCDGTWNEPQQREFGLLAPTNVLKFANAVARGPVADDTEQRVYYHPGVGTGQDLWVRLSGGAFGSGLNKNIKSAYKWLGDEYEDGADIFVLGFSRGAFTARSLVGFIAYCGLIRHPSWDEVDHAYAHYQQRKNLKPDGTPTHVRFEQYRTALGKAEAAHPRPPIRFLGVWDTVGSLGIPQSGPRWFTRLLAWLCPSCNNRFHDLQLSDIVETARQAVAIDEQRQPFTPTLWHVAQPAPGQSIRQVWFPGVHADVGGGYLESGLSQITLRWMMDEAQTQGAIYDPAMAEQVAGVDWRAPMHDNLTTLYNVLGAVPRHIPLLAGTEPAPPYWQQPHPLALRRVAQPPINDAPYRDSTRLALGEHGRFDVYAYNYWNAPGVFVERGERYRVHAEGEWLDRDLRSSAAGGPAGPLRSFFNPLRRVPKAPWFSLIAVIGHGHNPDPGNDQIAVPTYAVGADAVFEPVEAGYLYFFANDAQGLYGNNRGRVVVTLTRVTDSPTVDDIGQKPPRSIWSTWGQWLMGLATLSIAVAVPVGIAWWLIAPPLCPLQQFATLLGGTFAALLALAGGYVWFSGRSNTGVQVVPVLRGQAD from the coding sequence ATGGGCCGCAAGCGCCTCTTCATTTGCTGCGATGGCACCTGGAACGAACCCCAGCAGCGCGAGTTCGGCCTGCTGGCCCCGACCAACGTCCTGAAGTTCGCCAACGCCGTTGCCCGTGGCCCGGTAGCGGACGATACCGAACAGCGCGTGTACTACCACCCTGGCGTTGGTACCGGCCAGGATCTGTGGGTGCGGCTCAGCGGCGGCGCCTTCGGCAGCGGCCTGAACAAGAACATCAAGAGCGCCTACAAATGGCTGGGCGACGAATACGAGGATGGTGCCGACATCTTCGTGCTTGGCTTCTCGCGCGGCGCCTTCACTGCACGTAGCCTGGTCGGCTTCATCGCCTATTGCGGGCTGATCCGCCATCCATCGTGGGACGAGGTCGACCACGCCTACGCCCACTACCAGCAACGCAAGAACCTGAAGCCGGACGGCACACCGACGCACGTGCGCTTCGAGCAATACCGCACCGCGCTTGGCAAGGCTGAAGCCGCCCACCCGCGCCCACCCATCCGCTTTCTGGGCGTGTGGGATACGGTGGGCAGCCTTGGCATCCCACAATCCGGGCCGCGCTGGTTCACCCGGCTGCTGGCCTGGCTCTGCCCCAGCTGCAACAACCGCTTCCATGATCTGCAGCTGAGCGACATCGTAGAGACCGCTCGCCAGGCCGTTGCCATCGACGAGCAACGCCAGCCTTTCACCCCCACGCTGTGGCACGTGGCACAGCCGGCTCCTGGCCAGAGCATACGGCAGGTGTGGTTCCCCGGCGTGCATGCCGACGTGGGCGGCGGCTACCTGGAAAGCGGACTGTCGCAGATCACGCTGCGCTGGATGATGGACGAAGCGCAAACCCAGGGCGCCATCTACGATCCCGCCATGGCCGAGCAAGTGGCCGGTGTGGACTGGCGCGCACCAATGCACGACAACCTCACCACGCTGTACAACGTGCTCGGGGCCGTACCCCGGCATATTCCGCTGCTGGCCGGCACCGAGCCCGCGCCGCCCTACTGGCAGCAGCCGCACCCGCTCGCACTCCGGCGGGTGGCACAGCCGCCGATCAACGACGCGCCCTATCGCGACAGCACCCGGCTGGCTCTGGGCGAGCATGGCCGCTTCGACGTCTATGCCTACAACTACTGGAATGCGCCGGGCGTGTTCGTTGAGCGTGGTGAACGCTATCGGGTGCACGCCGAGGGCGAATGGCTGGACCGTGATCTGCGCAGCAGCGCGGCCGGGGGCCCAGCCGGGCCGCTGCGTTCCTTCTTCAACCCCCTGCGCCGTGTGCCCAAGGCGCCTTGGTTCTCGCTGATTGCCGTGATCGGCCATGGCCACAATCCGGACCCCGGCAACGACCAGATCGCCGTGCCCACCTATGCCGTTGGCGCCGATGCAGTGTTCGAGCCGGTGGAGGCTGGCTACCTCTACTTCTTCGCCAACGATGCGCAGGGCCTGTACGGCAACAACCGCGGCCGGGTCGTCGTCACGCTGACCCGGGTGACAGACAGCCCGACGGTGGACGATATCGGCCAGAAGCCGCCACGCAGCATCTGGAGCACCTGGGGCCAATGGCTGATGGGCCTCGCCACGCTGTCCATCGCCGTGGCGGTACCGGTGGGCATCGCCTGGTGGCTGATCGCGCCACCGCTCTGCCCGCTGCAGCAATTCGCCACACTGCTCGGCGGTACCTTTGCCGCCCTGCTGGCACTGGCCGGGGGTTATGTCTGGTTCTCCGGCCGCAGCAACACCGGCGTGCAGGTCGTTCCGGTGTTACGCGGCCAGGCCGATTGA